A region of the Pseudomonadota bacterium genome:
ATGCCGACCTGTCAGATGCAAACTTTTCTGGTGCCAATCTTTCGGGCACCACCTGGGAAGATGGGAAAAAATGCGATGATGACTCAATAGGACAGTGCACCAGGGCCATCTCTCCCGCTAATCGTGGAAGCCTCGGAGGAGGGATTCCTTTTTAGCCACGTTATTGAAGGCCAAACTCTGAGGCTGGATGTTTTCCGTAAGCCCTCAGTCTTGTGAGATATTGTCAGAAAAATTGTCTCTGGAGTAAGCATCGAAGCATTATCGGGTAACCCATCATGACGAGAATGAACGTTCCCATAGGGACGATGGGCAGGGATGAGCCCACTTCAGGCAGCCTCCGCCCTTGCCCATCGAGTGAGTTTGAGTCATAGAAAGGGTAATAATGCTGAGTTGGCGAACGGAAGAGATATTTTCCAGTCTAATAACTGATGAGGGGATACTATTTTCTTCCATTTTATCTTGAAATATTTGAAATCATATGGTATTTAAACCACGCAGTTAATTCGCACGTCTTTCAATCGGCAGCAGGGTGCAGTAAATCTGTCTGTTGCTGAAATGCGAAAGGCGGAAGTTAAAAAAACCAGGAGGATCGATGTCTAATTTAACAATTAAACAATTACTCGAAGCAGGTGTGCATTTCGGACACCAGACAAAAAGGTGGAATCCCAAGATGAAACCTTACATTTTCGGTGCACGGAACGGCATATACATCATTGACCTGCAAAGGACATTGAAAATGTTCAAAGAGGCCTACAATTTCGTAAGAGAAGTTGCGTCACGGAACGAATATATCCTGTTTGTGGGCACCAAAAAACAAGCCCAGGAGGGTATCCGGGAAGAGGCAAAAAGGTGCGGCGCCTTTTACGTGAACGTCAGATGGCTTGGTGGCACAATGACGAACTTCCAGACGATTGAAAAAACAATCGACAGATTCCGGAAATACGAAGAGCTGAAAGGCAGCGATATCTTCAAGGCGCTCCCCAAGAAGGAAGCTATTGGAATAGACAAAGAAATTGCAAAACTCGAAAGGAACATCGGCGGTATAAAGAGCATGGATCGTTTGCCGGGCGCTATCTATATAGTTGACCCGAAGAAGGAATACATTGCTGTGAAGGAAGCCAAAAAACTCGGCATCCCCACTGTAGGCATTGTGGATTCGAATTGTGACCCCGATGATATAGATTACATCATACCGGGCAATGATGATGCAATAAGGGCTATCAAACTTATTACCATGAAAATTGCAGACGCCGTTCTCGAAGGAAAAGCACTCTATATTGAAGAATTCCAGGGCAAAGACGAGCCGACCGAAGAACCCAAACCTTTTGTAGACGAAAGTCTGCTTGAAGAAGAGAAGTACGAGGAATTTTTCGATCGTTAGCAGGATCGTTAGTTTAGGAGGATAATGATGGAGATATCTGCAGGACTTGTTAAGAAATTGAGAGAGAAAACAGGCGTTGGCCTGATGGATTGCAAGGAGGCACTAAAACACGCCAGCGGTGACATGGAAAAGGCAATCGATTACCTGAGGGAAAAAGGTCTTGCAAAATTGCAGAAAAGGTCTGGCAGGGCAGCATCCGAGGGTGTAATCGCATCGTACATACATACCGGCGGAAAGGTGGGTGTCATGGTAGAAGTGAACTGTGAAACCGATTTTGCCGCAAATTCAAAAGATTTTCAGGAATTCACAAAGGATGTGGCCATGCAGGTTACTGCAGCGAGCCCGCTCTATGTTAAAAGGGAGGATATCCCTGAGGAAATAAGGGTAAAAGAGAAGGATTTATACCGGAGACAGGCCCTTGATTCCGGCAAGCCGGAAAAGATAATCGACAAGATTGCCGAAGGGAAAATGGAGAAATTTTACCAGGAAGTATGTCTCATGGAGCAATCTTTTATCAAGAATCCTGATATTACGATGAAAGGGCTTCTCGAGGATCTTGTTGTCAAAATCGGTGAAAATGTTATTATCAGGCGCTTTGTACGTTTCCAGCTTGGAGAAACTGCCGAAGAATAAGATGAGATTCAACAGAATCCTTTTAAAATTAAGCGGTGAAGTCCTCATGGGAAAAGAGGGCTATGGTATTGATCCGGAAATCGTAAGGGAAACTGCGTTTCAAATCAGGGATGTGAAGGAGCTTGGCGTTGAGATTGCCATTGTGATTGGCGGAGGGAACATATACAGGGGCATGAGAGCAGAAAAGCAGGGCATAGACAGGGTAACGGGCGATTATATGGGCATGCTCGCAACACTGATGAATGCCCTTGTTATTCAGGATGCCCTTGAAAAGATCGGGGTCCCTGCAAGGGTCCAGAGCGCCCTCCAGATAGAAAAGGTGGCGGAGCCTTTCCTGAAGAGAAAGGCCATCAAGCACCTTGAAAAAGGCAGGGTTGTCATATTTGCCTGCGGGACAGGAAACCCCTTCTTTACCACAGATACCGCTGCAGCCCTGCGTGCCCTTGAGGTAGGGGCCGATGTGCTTTTAAAGGCAACAAGGGTGGACGGAGTCTACGACAAAGACCCCGAGGTCTGTGATGATGCGATATTTTTCCCTGAAATCTCCTATATGGATGTCCTGAAGAAAGGTTTGAGAGTTATGGATGGCACTGCCATAAGCCTCTGCATGGATAACAATCTTCCTATCATTGTTTTGAATATAAAAGAAAAAGACAACATGAAAAAGGCAGTCCTGGGAGAACGTGTCGGGACTGTTGTGAAGGGGGTAGGGTATCATGAAGAACGAAATAGTTGATGAACTCGAAGACAAACTAAAAAAAACAACCGTAATGCTCCAGAAAGACCTGTCAAAGCTGAGAACAGGTATTGCATCTGTTTCACTCCTCGAAGATATAAAGGTTGCGTACTATAACCAGCCCACTCCATTGAATCAGGTTGCCACGATAGGAGTATTGGACAGCAGAACCATTACCATTCAACCCTGGGATAATGCCGTGATAGGTGAAATTGAGAAGGCCATCCAGAAATCAGACCTCGGTGTAAACCCCATGTCTGACGGAAAAGTAATCAGGCTCGTCTTTCCAAAGCTCACCGAGGAGAGAAGGAGGGAGCTTACAAAGTTGGGGAGCAAAATGCTCGAAAACATAAAGGTGGCCATGCGGAATGTCAGAAGGGATATGAACGAAAAACTAAAAAAGATGGAAAAGGATAAGCTCCTCTCCAAGGACGACTTGCACAAAAACCAGGAAGATGTCCAGAAACTGACGGACAGGTATATCCAGATGGCAGAAAAGATATACACCGACAAGGAAAAGGAAATCCTGGAGATCTGACCTTCCATGTCTAAACTCGATCAATCTAAACTCCCCGCACATGTTGCAATCATAATGGATGGAAATGGAAGATGGGCAAAAATGAGGAATCTTCCCCGGGTTGAGGGGCACGCGCAGGGCCTTGAGTCTGTGCGGAACATTGTCACCATAACAAGGGAGCTACGTATCCCCTATCTCACGCTCTATGCATTTTCAAAGGAAAACTGGTCAAGGCCAAGGGCAGAGGTAAGGAGGCTCCTTGAACTTCTGGGGATTTTCCTTGAGAATGAGTTGCCGTTGATGATGGATGAGGATATACGGTTTCGTGTGGTGGGCGACATTAAGGATTTCCCCAAAAAATTACAGCATCAGTTAAATGCTGCGATGCAAAAAACAGCAGGGAATAAAACCCTCTCTCTTAACATCGCATTGAGTTACAGCGGCAGGGAGGAGATCCTGAACGCAGTGAGGCTGCTTCTGAAGGACATGGACAAAGGGCACATAACGTACATTGATGAAAAGGTTTTTCAAAGTTATCTCTATACCAGAGACATACCGGACCCCGATTTGCTCATACGGACGAGCGGGGAGATGAGGGTAAGCAACTTTTTGCTCTGGCAGATTGCATATACCGAGATATATGTGACGGATACGCTTTGGCCTGATTTCAGGGAAGATGCCTATACGGAAGCATTAAAGGAATACGCGAAAAGAGAAAGACGATTCGGGAGCGTGAAGGAAAACTTAAGTGGGAGAGCTTAAAAAAAGGGTAGTTGCTTCTCTGTGTATTGCCCCTGTTATTGCATCAGCTTTTTATTTTTTGCCTGCAAAATGGTTTTTTGTCTTGCTCATGCTCGTTTCGATCATTGCCTTGCTTGAGTTGATTACCATGTCAGGCGTCAGGGAAAGATACTTGCTTCTCCTTCTCGCAATTTTGTGTATCATCCCGTTGTATTACAAATCGTTTTTTGTCTATACAGGATGTCTCCTTTTTGCGCCATTCATCTTTATGGGATATAAAATTTTGAGGGGTGAAAGCAAAAAAGAGGGGATCAATGAAGATATTCTGAAAGGGATATATGTCATATTCCTCTGCGAGATTTTTGTTATTATACCCCTTTATTATCTTTCTTTGCTGAAGGAGACAGGTTGCTCACTCCCTTTTATACTTCTTCTGACCATGTGGGCAAGTGACACCTGCGCATACCTCTTTGGAAAAAGATTCGGGAAGAGAAAACTTGTGCCATATATAAGCCCGAAAAAAACCTATGAAGGTTTGTTGGGTGCCATGGCGGGCAGTACGGTCGTTATTGTGCTTTCAGGAAAAGTCCTGGGCATGGGAATATTGGAAACAGTCATTGTCGGCGCCACAATCGGTATCCTTGCACAGATGGGGGACATACTTGAATCTGCCGGGAAAAGGGTCTGCGCAACAAAGGACTCCTCTCGTCTTATCCCCGGCCACGGGGGCATCCTTGATAGAATGGATAGTTTTATATTTACGGCACCATTTTTGTACCATTACCTGGCAGGCGTAAAAATATGAGAAAAGGAATAATAGTTTTGGGTTCTACCGGTTCCATCGGGAAGGCAACACTGGAAGTAATCGAAAACCAGAACGATGCCTTCGAAGTGGTGGGCCTTGCCTGCAAGGGGAATGTGGAACTCCTGAACAAACAGATCGGGAAGTTTAAACCGAAATATGTCTGTGTATATGAGGGGCATATGAGGGGTAAAGTTCATTTTGATAAAACACGGCTCCTTGCTGGTGTTGAAGGTATAAAAGAGATGGTGCGCATGGATGGAGAAATTGTAGTCAATGCGCTGCCGGGAAGTGCCGGTCTTGAACCTACAATTGAGACATTAAAATTAAATAAGATACTTGCCCTTGCAAACAAAGAAAGCCTTGTTATGGCAGGAAGGATCGTGTCAAGGTTGCTGGATACGTATGAATCGAAGCTTTTCCCGGTAGACAGTGAGCACTCTGCGATTTTTCAGTTACTGAAAAATATCGGACCGGCTAAAATAAAAAATATTACAATAACCGCCTCTGGCGGTCCCTTCAGAAAGCACATGAAGGAG
Encoded here:
- the pyrH gene encoding UMP kinase, producing MRFNRILLKLSGEVLMGKEGYGIDPEIVRETAFQIRDVKELGVEIAIVIGGGNIYRGMRAEKQGIDRVTGDYMGMLATLMNALVIQDALEKIGVPARVQSALQIEKVAEPFLKRKAIKHLEKGRVVIFACGTGNPFFTTDTAAALRALEVGADVLLKATRVDGVYDKDPEVCDDAIFFPEISYMDVLKKGLRVMDGTAISLCMDNNLPIIVLNIKEKDNMKKAVLGERVGTVVKGVGYHEERNS
- the frr gene encoding ribosome recycling factor — translated: MKNEIVDELEDKLKKTTVMLQKDLSKLRTGIASVSLLEDIKVAYYNQPTPLNQVATIGVLDSRTITIQPWDNAVIGEIEKAIQKSDLGVNPMSDGKVIRLVFPKLTEERRRELTKLGSKMLENIKVAMRNVRRDMNEKLKKMEKDKLLSKDDLHKNQEDVQKLTDRYIQMAEKIYTDKEKEILEI
- a CDS encoding phosphatidate cytidylyltransferase; this encodes MGELKKRVVASLCIAPVIASAFYFLPAKWFFVLLMLVSIIALLELITMSGVRERYLLLLLAILCIIPLYYKSFFVYTGCLLFAPFIFMGYKILRGESKKEGINEDILKGIYVIFLCEIFVIIPLYYLSLLKETGCSLPFILLLTMWASDTCAYLFGKRFGKRKLVPYISPKKTYEGLLGAMAGSTVVIVLSGKVLGMGILETVIVGATIGILAQMGDILESAGKRVCATKDSSRLIPGHGGILDRMDSFIFTAPFLYHYLAGVKI
- the rpsB gene encoding 30S ribosomal protein S2 yields the protein MSNLTIKQLLEAGVHFGHQTKRWNPKMKPYIFGARNGIYIIDLQRTLKMFKEAYNFVREVASRNEYILFVGTKKQAQEGIREEAKRCGAFYVNVRWLGGTMTNFQTIEKTIDRFRKYEELKGSDIFKALPKKEAIGIDKEIAKLERNIGGIKSMDRLPGAIYIVDPKKEYIAVKEAKKLGIPTVGIVDSNCDPDDIDYIIPGNDDAIRAIKLITMKIADAVLEGKALYIEEFQGKDEPTEEPKPFVDESLLEEEKYEEFFDR
- the tsf gene encoding translation elongation factor Ts; translated protein: MMEISAGLVKKLREKTGVGLMDCKEALKHASGDMEKAIDYLREKGLAKLQKRSGRAASEGVIASYIHTGGKVGVMVEVNCETDFAANSKDFQEFTKDVAMQVTAASPLYVKREDIPEEIRVKEKDLYRRQALDSGKPEKIIDKIAEGKMEKFYQEVCLMEQSFIKNPDITMKGLLEDLVVKIGENVIIRRFVRFQLGETAEE
- a CDS encoding isoprenyl transferase, encoding MSKLDQSKLPAHVAIIMDGNGRWAKMRNLPRVEGHAQGLESVRNIVTITRELRIPYLTLYAFSKENWSRPRAEVRRLLELLGIFLENELPLMMDEDIRFRVVGDIKDFPKKLQHQLNAAMQKTAGNKTLSLNIALSYSGREEILNAVRLLLKDMDKGHITYIDEKVFQSYLYTRDIPDPDLLIRTSGEMRVSNFLLWQIAYTEIYVTDTLWPDFREDAYTEALKEYAKRERRFGSVKENLSGRA